Genomic segment of Denticeps clupeoides chromosome 13, fDenClu1.1, whole genome shotgun sequence:
CACATGATAAAAACTGCATTAGCAATGAAGTGGCTAGTGGTAAATTAGTAACGAGGCGGTAATGTACGAAAGCTGTCTGTTGGACGTTTTGTGACGTAATGGACAGGACTACATCACATTGGAGCAAGCAACGGAAAATGCACCTTGGCCTTATATTGTGGTGCACTGAGCTCAGTGTTGTGAGCCCGTTGTTGGGAACTAGTTTTTATtgcctgtttttcctttttgggtGCTTTGATTTAACCTGCTCTggtgattaaaaaaacagcagcacaagAACTCTTGGGTCTTTTCATTCTATTGACAAGTTGTGATGAGCCTGTTGTGATGAGCCGTGCACCATAGATGAAATATGATGCCGTGGTGCTGTACCGCTGTGCCTTTGCACAGCACAAATATattagatatacagtacaggccaacattttggacacaccatcttatttaatgtgttttctttattctcatgaacatttacatcgatagattctcgctgaaggcatcaaaacaatgattgaacacatgtggagttatgtacttaacaaaaagtggagacctgacctccacagtcaccggacctgaacccaatccagatggtttggggtgagctggaccaacaagtgctaaacacctctgggaactccttcaagactgttggagaagcatttcaggtgacgacctcttgaagctcatagagagaatgccaagagtgtgcaaagcagtaatcagtaatcacctttttatgttaagtacagaactccacatgtgtttattcatagttttgatgccttcagtgagaatctaccaacgtaaatggccatgcaaataaagaaaccacattgcatgagaaggtgtgtcccaacttttggcctgtactgtatctcgTTACAGCCCTCCCCATTGTATCAGCCTGACAGTGACCGATGCGTCGTGTACGTTGTACAAATGCCGCACACCCTCATGTTTAATTAATCAATTCTATAGAAGGAGTGCTGAATCACCGAGTGTCAGCGATTTCTCGTCTCACTGGGCTGCAGCCGGGCACACAGACGGCAGCGATCGTCTGGGTTTGCTATCCAGAACAGGTAAAGCGCTGGTAATACATCTTGTTGGTATTGCAGGTCTGGATTTCCTGGTGCGTCGCTACGTTCTTATAACACTTGCTCCCATTTGTCGAAAGTACTGCGTTTGAACTGTATTTTCTATGAGAACAAACCATCGCTATCGTCGTCCATCAGAATTTCTATGCTAAATAAACCAAATGCTTCGAATGGGTTAAGTAAAGGTTTAAACGGCACCGATTAGGTCTACGTATGCACATTTAAACAGAGATTATATCGAGACACATTTGTATAGGACTTTTCTGAGGTAAAGCAACAGGTGGTGAAAAGCTGTATAAGCCCGGGTTCGTGGTAAAAATGAAGCAGCACATCCCAATAATACACACTGTTCAACATAGTCGAACTACTTAGTAAAAACCTCCCCAAGTTCCCTTGTAATAGACGAGTAGTTCGTGGCTCTGTCTCGTTCCGTGTCTTTTCGTGCTCTTTTAAACATATTTCGAAAAGCGAGGCTGCTAAACGACAAACCGCGCAATTTAAATCTCGGTCGGAGGGTAGGCTGCACCGGGATCAGTGCCCTCCACCCGAACCCCGCTCGTAACTCCTGCAGGAGGAGTCGCCGGCTGATCTCAGACCAGTTGGAAGCGACCGCGGGTTTACGTCGCAGGGGAAATGGTTCCGCGTGCGGCGATCGGCCGATTTATCAGGACTCGGCGAGGTGAAGGGCTTCGACACCACCGCACTGCGTTCGGACTCTTTTCGGATTTGTTCCCCGGGATCAGACTCCCGGCGCGTCGCGGTTCTCACGATGGCCGGCGTCCTCTGTACGGAGGTGAggagtgcgcatgcgcagtagGCATGTGGATGTGGAGCATCTACGATCTACTTCTTTCGTGCAGTTGCAACACTTCCTACGTCTCGCTGGCGCGGAATAAACCGGTAAAATAATGTCAAATGTGATGTTTTACTTGTCCAGATCACTAATGTCTTAAATTGTTTGATCCCTTTTGCAGACAGCAACAAAATGGTTCCTACTCCTGTTCAAGAGGAGATCACAGAAGTGGCCTGCTTAGAATCTGACCTGCAGAATGGACAGTAATGATATTCAACTAATTAATCTGTAATGCAAATTTCGATGGGCGGGGCATAGTTTGTGTCTCAAAGTGCTGTTGTTTTCTACAGAATGAAAGAAGTGGAGGTGGGTCAACAAAAGGTCCTGCTGGTCCGGGGCGAGGCGGGGTTCAGTGCCGTTGGCGGCCTCTGCTCACATTATGGTGCTCCACTAGTCAAAGGTAATTCTTTAGCACCATTTCAGGCTGTTTGTCTCTGTGCCGCATTTTGCATGTGTAGATGTTGTGTGTTTCCgactgaatggtgtgtgtgcgtacgcCCCACCCAGCGTCCAGGGATGGGCTCCGGGAGCTGCCACCCTGAACAACAGGAATAATTGGTTAAGTATTGTGCGTCTCATGTTTGTAGGAGCACTGCTAGGAGACAGGGTGAGGTGCCCTTGGCACGGGGCTTGCTTCAACATTAAGACCGGAGACATCGAAGATTACCCTGGCCTGGACTGTTTACCTGCTTACAAGGTAGGTTGCCTTTATGCATCATTCAAGGGCTGAAGTGCTTTCAGAAACATACTGAaggtgctgattttttttttcaaaggtgAAAGTTGACGATGGCAAAGTGTATGTGACCATAAAAAACAAGGTATGCCTCTATCCTGTACTGAGCAGATGCAAAAATAATGctattcatattgcaatataaagaTACTAACATGGTTCTTCTCCTGCTGCTCACGTCTTCAGATGACCAAGCGCGTGAAGGAAATGGGCGGTCGAGTCCCAGACGTCTGCCACACAGTAATGCTCATCGGAGGAGGTGTGTGCTGAGCAGTCTTCTCTGTGCCATTACAACGAAGTAAAATCTGTATTATTATATCCCTACATTGCCATTGTGTGTACAGTAGGCAGTagtgaaatgaattaaataattttacatcTTCCCTGCAGTAACCCTGGAATCCaaaaacataaaagacacaaattaaaaaaactgaaagtggCAATAATGTATATGTAGATATGTGTCTAcggatggagaacaatattgtattgctgctcagagaacaacagtTACACACAATGGCAATGTTTGAGGAACATTAGGAAATTCCTCCATAAATGATTTAGGTAAAGTATTTGAGCAATGGTTGACCAaaaatttgtttttctcttcaGGTCCGGCGTCTCTGGTGTGTGCCGAGACCCTTCGGCAGAACAGTTATGGCGGCAGGATCGTCATTGTCACTAAAGAAGAGCTGTTGCCCTTTGACAAGCCCAAGCTGAGCAAGGTAGAGCCAGAGGGGCGCTGATCGTTTTACAGGCTGGTTACTTACTAGTCTGTTGCTGTGTTATTATAGGCTTTGAACGTTGAAAGTGGAAACATTCTCCTCCGGCAAAGTGATTTCCTTCAGGAGCATGGGATTGAGGTCTGGACACAAAGAGAGGTGAGGACAGGATTGTTcaatcacatacacagtcatatgCTTGGGCGGCTGCTGTTGACCCCGGTCAATAATGATCTGCTGTCATTATTTACTTGTGCAAAATGTGTCATGGGTGCTGTGACTGTTATGTTTTCTCATTCGATTGCAAAGGTGATTTCTGTGGACACCGGGGCTAAAACGGTGGCCTTGGGAGACGGGACAGTGCATGGCTACAACCAGCTTCTCATCGCCACAGGCTGCAGGTCAGTGTGTCGTCCTGCACTTTGCCTAGTGGAGGTGAACCTGGCCTCGGTTCTTCATGCCCTCTGCTTCTCAGAGCCAGGGCCATGCAGTGTCCGGGAGCCGAACTGGAAAACGTGAAGGTGCTGCAGAGTTTCCGAGATGCTAAAGAGATCCATCGCCTGGCGGTTGGCAAAAAGGTGGTCGTGGTCGGGACCTCATTCATTGGTACcaacttgcaaaaaaaatgttgtataatttactggagtaaaatgttcaggcatcacacacacagatgatttCCTGTTCTGTAGGTATGGAGGTAGCCGCCTATTTATCTGATAAAGCTGCCATTGTGTCAGTTATTGGCACCTCAGATTACGCTTACCAGATGTCACTGGGACCAGCTGTTGGGAAAATGGCCATGCAGgttgaagaaaaaaactaaaaaactacAGTAATTAAAATTTTCCAGATTTCATTTGagttcatatatatttttttttcattaaagatTTTAAAAGACCAAAATGTGAAATTCTACATGAAAGACGGTGTGAGTGAAATTCGtggagaaaatggaaaggtAACACCTTGCAAAGCTTTTATAATACTGATTTTTATTAAATCTTCTAGAATGAATTgtgtttaaattgtgtttttaacaATTAATATATATCATGCATTCGTGTGTTAAATGTGTCTTCAGGTGAAGGAAGTTTTGCTGAAATGTGGCTCTGTCTTGGACGCAGATGTAGTGGTTTTGGGAATTGGTATGTCTCAGGCTGTTCAGTCCCTTACACACAAAAGTGCAAGGTAGAAATATGTTAAGATCATTTAAGTGTCTTACTCTTACATCCTTAGGGGTTACCCCAAATTCCGATTTTTTGAAAGGAAGCCAAATTGCAACAGATTCCAAAAGTCACGTTGTTGTTGATAAGGTAGAGTAATTTGAGATTGAACAATGTTTCAGTATAGTTTTTAGTTACGTTCACATGTACAATATACAGACAATATACACATTTCTTACTGTCACTCAAACCAGAGTTCTTTTAAATCTGAGCACTTTTGAACACAGTTCATGAGGACCAACGTTCCTGACATCTTCTCCGCTGGAGATGTGGCTTCTTTTCCTCTCACGCTCCGTCAGAACCTCCAGGTCAATATTGCCCACTGGCAGATGGCCCACGCTCATGGTAATCACCATTTAGCAGTTACAAATCATGGTTGACAGATGTAACATTTGATGATTTTCCAGCATATtccataatgtttttaatgcagGAAGAATTGCGGCATTAAACATGCTGAACAAACCGACTGAAATGAAc
This window contains:
- the aifm4 gene encoding apoptosis inducing factor mitochondria associated 4 isoform X1, whose protein sequence is MVPRAAIGRFIRTRRGEGLRHHRTAFGLFSDLFPGIRLPARRGSHDGRRPLYGDSNKMVPTPVQEEITEVACLESDLQNGQMKEVEVGQQKVLLVRGEAGFSAVGGLCSHYGAPLVKGALLGDRVRCPWHGACFNIKTGDIEDYPGLDCLPAYKVKVDDGKVYVTIKNKMTKRVKEMGGRVPDVCHTVMLIGGGPASLVCAETLRQNSYGGRIVIVTKEELLPFDKPKLSKALNVESGNILLRQSDFLQEHGIEVWTQREVISVDTGAKTVALGDGTVHGYNQLLIATGCRARAMQCPGAELENVKVLQSFRDAKEIHRLAVGKKVVVVGTSFIGMEVAAYLSDKAAIVSVIGTSDYAYQMSLGPAVGKMAMQILKDQNVKFYMKDGVSEIRGENGKVKEVLLKCGSVLDADVVVLGIGVTPNSDFLKGSQIATDSKSHVVVDKFMRTNVPDIFSAGDVASFPLTLRQNLQVNIAHWQMAHAHGRIAALNMLNKPTEMNSVPFFWTMLKGKSVRYAGYGEGYTQIVFKGNVEEQKFLAFYIKEGVVVAAASMNFDPAVARLAEMMATGRTITKAQAESDDLSWLQMP
- the aifm4 gene encoding apoptosis inducing factor mitochondria associated 4 isoform X2, coding for MVPTPVQEEITEVACLESDLQNGQMKEVEVGQQKVLLVRGEAGFSAVGGLCSHYGAPLVKGALLGDRVRCPWHGACFNIKTGDIEDYPGLDCLPAYKVKVDDGKVYVTIKNKMTKRVKEMGGRVPDVCHTVMLIGGGPASLVCAETLRQNSYGGRIVIVTKEELLPFDKPKLSKALNVESGNILLRQSDFLQEHGIEVWTQREVISVDTGAKTVALGDGTVHGYNQLLIATGCRARAMQCPGAELENVKVLQSFRDAKEIHRLAVGKKVVVVGTSFIGMEVAAYLSDKAAIVSVIGTSDYAYQMSLGPAVGKMAMQILKDQNVKFYMKDGVSEIRGENGKVKEVLLKCGSVLDADVVVLGIGVTPNSDFLKGSQIATDSKSHVVVDKFMRTNVPDIFSAGDVASFPLTLRQNLQVNIAHWQMAHAHGRIAALNMLNKPTEMNSVPFFWTMLKGKSVRYAGYGEGYTQIVFKGNVEEQKFLAFYIKEGVVVAAASMNFDPAVARLAEMMATGRTITKAQAESDDLSWLQMP